Proteins from a single region of Amycolatopsis sp. CA-230715:
- a CDS encoding P-II family nitrogen regulator has protein sequence MKLITAIVKPFTLDDIRSALEQLGVLGMTVSEVQGYGRQKGHTEVYRGAEYSVDFVAKLRIEVVTDDPNVEKVIDAIVAAAHTGKIGDGKVWVTPVDTVLRVRTGERGTDAL, from the coding sequence ATGAAGCTCATCACCGCTATCGTCAAACCGTTCACCCTCGACGACATCCGCTCGGCGCTCGAACAGCTCGGCGTGCTCGGCATGACCGTCAGCGAGGTGCAGGGCTACGGGCGGCAGAAGGGCCACACCGAGGTCTACCGGGGCGCGGAGTACTCGGTCGACTTCGTGGCCAAGCTCCGGATCGAGGTCGTCACCGACGACCCGAACGTGGAGAAGGTCATCGACGCGATCGTCGCCGCGGCGCACACCGGGAAGATCGGCGACGGCAAGGTGTGGGTGACGCCGGTCGACACGGTGCTGCGGGTGCGGACCGGAGAGCGCGGCACGGACGCACTGTAG
- a CDS encoding [protein-PII] uridylyltransferase yields the protein MPTGELVKAVDRLLEGRHGRLGAAALRAALVDLYEFWLGKGAAAAGVDSAEPGVALVAVGGLGRRELVPFSDLDLVLVHDGNPDVAKIADALWYPLWDARVGLDHAVRTPGEALKVANEDLRTAVGLLDARHIAGQPALTERLAAAARDQWRRTARKRLPELAESAKARWQRSGEIAQSAEPDLKHGRGGLRDFGILEALALAQLTARPNEELADAKRLLLDVRTEMRRELHRDRDVLSAPDAELVAAELGFGDRFTLARKLSGAGRAVSYAVDVALRSTVDDRPRSRFGRKPSRTPLADGVVLHGNEVALARDAVPARDPGLLLRVAAASARSGKPIAHGTLRTLADSAPELREPWPVEAREALTELLGAGEGLVDAVEALDRTGLWARLFPEWGAVRDLPPRSPVHAWTVDRHLVRTCVEAAELTTTVARPDLLLLGALLHDIGKGRDADHSELGAAISAQVAARIGLSTSDVRLVSELVRHHLLLPHTATRRDIGEAATVARIVKTVGSDPVLLELLQALTEADSLATGPGVWTDWKAGLVATLVARCTEMMQGKGFSAPEPLEPRYRELVGKAVASGHGEVLVSSEGKVATVVLAVPGAAELLAPAAGVLALHSLEVHTAVLRGHEGGRAGIFTASPKFGSLPDTTLLREQFGRAVAGALALTQKLAAKERDYFSVTAVKTTPKILWFDDETSGSHTVVLELRAADRIGLLFRVAGAFRRCAAEVKWAKVATLGGVVVDSFAIAPRDGVLDEEWRRKVENEVRDAAS from the coding sequence ATGCCGACGGGGGAGCTGGTCAAGGCGGTCGACAGGCTGCTGGAGGGCCGCCACGGGCGGCTCGGTGCCGCCGCGTTGCGGGCGGCCTTGGTGGACCTGTACGAGTTCTGGCTGGGAAAGGGGGCCGCGGCGGCCGGTGTCGACAGCGCCGAGCCCGGTGTCGCACTGGTCGCCGTCGGCGGCCTCGGCCGCCGCGAACTGGTCCCGTTCTCGGATCTCGACCTCGTGCTGGTGCACGACGGGAATCCGGACGTGGCCAAGATCGCCGACGCGCTGTGGTACCCGCTGTGGGACGCCCGCGTCGGCCTCGACCACGCGGTGCGCACGCCGGGCGAAGCGCTGAAGGTCGCCAACGAGGACCTGCGCACGGCGGTCGGCCTGCTCGACGCCAGGCACATCGCGGGGCAGCCCGCGCTGACCGAGCGGCTGGCCGCCGCCGCGCGCGATCAGTGGCGGCGGACCGCCCGCAAGCGGTTGCCGGAACTGGCCGAGTCGGCGAAGGCGCGCTGGCAGCGCAGCGGTGAGATCGCGCAGTCCGCCGAACCCGATCTCAAGCACGGAAGGGGCGGGTTGCGGGACTTCGGCATCCTCGAAGCGCTCGCGCTGGCCCAGCTCACCGCCCGCCCCAACGAGGAACTCGCCGACGCCAAGCGCCTGCTGCTGGACGTCCGCACGGAAATGCGCCGCGAACTGCACCGCGACCGGGACGTGCTGAGCGCGCCCGACGCCGAGCTGGTCGCGGCGGAGCTGGGCTTCGGCGACCGGTTCACCTTGGCGCGCAAGCTTTCCGGCGCGGGCAGGGCGGTCAGCTACGCCGTCGATGTCGCCTTGAGGTCCACTGTGGACGATCGGCCGCGGTCCCGGTTCGGGCGCAAGCCGAGCCGCACCCCGCTCGCCGACGGCGTCGTCCTGCACGGCAACGAGGTCGCGCTCGCGCGCGACGCCGTGCCCGCGCGGGACCCCGGCCTGCTGCTGCGTGTCGCGGCGGCCTCCGCGCGGTCGGGCAAGCCGATCGCGCACGGCACCCTGCGCACGCTCGCCGACTCCGCGCCCGAACTGCGGGAGCCGTGGCCGGTGGAAGCGCGCGAAGCCCTCACCGAACTGCTCGGCGCGGGGGAGGGCCTCGTCGACGCCGTGGAGGCGCTCGACCGGACCGGACTGTGGGCGCGGCTGTTCCCCGAATGGGGCGCGGTGCGGGATCTGCCGCCGCGGTCGCCGGTGCACGCCTGGACCGTCGACCGGCACCTCGTGCGGACGTGCGTCGAGGCGGCCGAGCTGACCACCACGGTGGCCAGGCCGGATCTGCTGCTGCTCGGCGCGCTGCTGCACGACATCGGCAAGGGCCGCGACGCGGACCACTCCGAACTCGGTGCCGCCATCTCGGCACAGGTCGCCGCCAGGATCGGTCTGTCCACATCGGACGTCCGGCTGGTCTCGGAGCTGGTGCGCCACCATCTCCTGCTGCCGCACACCGCGACCAGGCGCGACATCGGCGAAGCGGCCACGGTGGCGCGCATCGTCAAGACCGTCGGCAGCGACCCGGTGCTGCTGGAGCTCCTGCAGGCGCTCACCGAGGCCGATTCCCTCGCCACCGGCCCCGGCGTGTGGACGGACTGGAAGGCGGGCCTGGTCGCCACGCTCGTCGCGCGGTGCACGGAAATGATGCAGGGCAAGGGGTTCAGCGCCCCGGAGCCGCTCGAACCGCGCTACCGCGAACTGGTCGGCAAGGCCGTCGCCTCCGGGCACGGCGAGGTCCTGGTCAGTTCGGAGGGCAAGGTCGCCACCGTGGTGCTCGCCGTACCCGGGGCCGCCGAGCTGCTCGCGCCCGCGGCCGGAGTGCTCGCGCTGCACTCCCTCGAAGTGCACACCGCCGTGCTGCGCGGTCACGAAGGCGGCAGGGCGGGCATCTTCACGGCTTCGCCGAAGTTCGGCTCGCTGCCGGACACCACGTTGCTGCGCGAGCAGTTCGGCCGTGCCGTCGCGGGCGCGCTCGCGCTCACCCAGAAGCTCGCGGCCAAGGAGCGGGACTACTTCTCGGTCACCGCGGTGAAGACCACGCCAAAGATACTGTGGTTCGACGACGAGACGAGCGGATCGCACACCGTGGTGCTCGAACTGCGTGCCGCGGACCGGATCGGGTTGCTGTTCCGGGTCGCGGGCGCGTTCCGGCGGTGCGCCGCGGAAGTCAAGTGGGCCAAGGTCGCCACGCTCGGCGGTGTCGTCGTCGACTCGTTCGCGATCGCCCCGCGTGACGGCGTCCTTGACGAGGAGTGGCGGCGGAAGGTGGAAAACGAGGTCCGCGACGCGGCTTCCTGA
- a CDS encoding ammonium transporter encodes MEGNTAWLLTSAALVLLMTPGLAFFYGGMVRAKSVLNMLMMSFGAMGLIGVLWVVFGYSMAFGDDVGGGLLGNPGEAIGLSGLMGGDTLSGTGFVAFQAMFAVITVALISGAVADRVRFGAWMVFAGIWAVVVYFPVAHWVFAFDAKDANTGEVTKVGGWIANKLGALDFAGGTAVHINAGAAALALVLVLGKRVGWPKEPMKPHNLPFVMLGAGLLWFGWFGFNAGSALKADNTAGVAFINTFTATAVAMLAWLLVERIRDGHATSLGAASGVVAGLVAITPACAFVDTWGALAIGVVAGVLCALAVGLKYRLGYDDSLDVVGVHLVGGITGTLMLGLVATGGVKEGSPDGLFYGGGFAQLGKQAIAALAVLAYSFVLALVIGFLIKKTMGFRVTAEDEVTGIDEAEHAETAYEFGGGRGGRATNSSGLVGTAKKLEGSKS; translated from the coding sequence GTGGAAGGGAACACGGCCTGGTTGCTGACCAGCGCCGCCCTGGTGCTGCTGATGACACCCGGGCTGGCATTCTTCTACGGGGGTATGGTCCGCGCGAAGAGCGTGCTCAACATGCTCATGATGAGCTTCGGCGCGATGGGCCTGATCGGTGTGCTGTGGGTGGTCTTCGGCTACTCGATGGCCTTCGGTGACGACGTCGGCGGCGGCCTGCTCGGCAACCCCGGCGAGGCGATCGGCCTGTCCGGGCTGATGGGCGGCGACACCTTGAGCGGCACCGGGTTCGTCGCGTTCCAGGCGATGTTCGCGGTGATCACGGTGGCGCTGATCTCCGGCGCGGTCGCGGATCGCGTGCGGTTCGGCGCCTGGATGGTGTTCGCCGGGATCTGGGCCGTGGTCGTGTACTTCCCGGTGGCGCACTGGGTGTTCGCCTTCGACGCGAAGGACGCGAACACCGGTGAGGTCACGAAGGTCGGCGGCTGGATCGCGAACAAGCTCGGCGCGCTCGACTTCGCGGGCGGCACCGCGGTGCACATCAACGCCGGTGCCGCGGCGCTCGCGCTGGTGCTGGTGCTCGGCAAGCGCGTCGGCTGGCCGAAGGAGCCGATGAAACCGCACAACCTGCCGTTCGTGATGCTCGGCGCGGGCCTGCTGTGGTTCGGCTGGTTCGGGTTCAACGCGGGCTCCGCGCTCAAGGCGGACAACACCGCGGGCGTCGCGTTCATCAACACCTTCACCGCGACCGCGGTCGCGATGCTCGCCTGGCTGCTCGTGGAGCGCATCAGGGACGGTCACGCCACGAGCCTCGGCGCGGCTTCCGGCGTGGTCGCCGGCCTGGTCGCGATCACCCCGGCCTGTGCTTTCGTCGACACCTGGGGCGCGCTCGCCATCGGTGTCGTCGCCGGCGTGCTGTGCGCGCTGGCGGTCGGCCTCAAGTACCGGCTCGGCTACGACGACTCGCTCGACGTCGTCGGCGTGCACCTCGTCGGCGGGATCACCGGCACCTTGATGCTCGGCCTGGTGGCCACCGGTGGTGTCAAGGAGGGCAGCCCGGACGGGCTCTTCTACGGCGGCGGTTTCGCCCAGCTCGGCAAGCAGGCGATCGCCGCGCTGGCGGTGCTGGCCTACTCGTTCGTGCTGGCACTGGTGATCGGCTTCCTGATCAAGAAGACGATGGGCTTCCGGGTGACGGCCGAGGACGAGGTCACCGGTATCGACGAGGCTGAGCACGCGGAGACCGCGTACGAGTTCGGCGGCGGCCGTGGCGGCCGCGCGACGAACAGCTCCGGTCTCGTCGGAACCGCGAAGAAGCTGGAGGGAAGCAAGTCATGA
- a CDS encoding SDR family NAD(P)-dependent oxidoreductase, which produces MNGETALVTGANTGIGREIAAQLAAEGMTVYLGARDADRGKAAAGELGGDVRFVQLDVAEQAQVDAAAKRIADERGSLDVLVNNAGIGGSRPEVEATTAADFGAVLDVNLLGAVRTTHALLPLLREADLPRIVNVSSGRGSFAITEDPERMESKLLGLVYPVSKTALNMLTLQYARALPEFRVVAVDPGFTATALNNHTGTRSAGESARTIVRLALASFDGPSGRLYDADGLVGW; this is translated from the coding sequence ATGAATGGGGAAACGGCGCTGGTGACCGGCGCCAACACCGGGATCGGGCGCGAGATCGCCGCACAGCTGGCCGCCGAGGGCATGACCGTCTACCTCGGCGCCCGCGACGCGGACCGGGGCAAGGCCGCGGCCGGGGAACTCGGCGGCGATGTGCGGTTCGTCCAGCTCGACGTGGCCGAGCAGGCCCAGGTTGACGCCGCCGCGAAACGGATCGCCGACGAGCGCGGCAGCCTGGACGTGCTCGTCAACAACGCGGGCATCGGCGGCAGCCGTCCCGAGGTGGAGGCGACCACCGCCGCCGACTTCGGCGCCGTGCTCGACGTGAACCTGCTCGGCGCGGTCCGCACCACGCACGCGCTGCTTCCGTTGCTGCGCGAGGCGGATCTGCCCAGGATCGTCAACGTATCGAGCGGGCGGGGGTCCTTCGCGATCACCGAAGATCCCGAGCGGATGGAGTCGAAGCTGCTCGGGCTCGTCTACCCGGTATCGAAGACCGCGTTGAACATGCTGACGCTGCAGTACGCCCGCGCGCTGCCGGAGTTCCGGGTCGTCGCGGTCGACCCGGGGTTCACCGCGACCGCGCTGAACAACCACACCGGAACGCGGTCGGCCGGGGAAAGCGCGCGAACGATCGTCAGGCTCGCGCTCGCGTCCTTCGACGGCCCCAGCGGCAGGCTGTACGACGCGGACGGCCTCGTCGGCTGGTGA
- the ku gene encoding non-homologous end joining protein Ku gives MRAMWKGTIGLGSFGIPVRAYSAIEERGVALHQVHEPDGGRIRLKRVCEVDGAEVDADATAKGFALPGGDVVVLSEADLASLPLPTASSIEISAFTPLDRIDPLYFARGYFLEPEVAATRPYVLLSEAMQQSGTVAVVRVALRQRETLAVLRVRDQVIVLQTMLWPDEIRTPDFPFQHTETDVRANEVRTAVGFIEELAGDFEPARYTDRSRAALEALIEAKAEGNEVVQPTAAEQDAGVDALLAALRETAEEPAVLRAKAAARKAAAAKAAATRAARRAETAARATE, from the coding sequence ATGCGGGCGATGTGGAAGGGAACCATCGGGCTCGGGAGCTTCGGCATCCCGGTGCGGGCGTACAGCGCGATCGAGGAACGCGGCGTCGCGCTCCACCAGGTCCACGAACCCGACGGCGGCCGGATCCGGCTCAAGCGGGTGTGCGAGGTCGACGGCGCCGAGGTCGACGCCGACGCGACCGCGAAGGGCTTTGCCTTGCCGGGCGGTGACGTCGTGGTGCTCAGCGAGGCCGATCTCGCCTCACTTCCGTTGCCCACGGCCAGTTCCATTGAGATCTCCGCGTTCACGCCGCTGGACCGGATCGACCCGCTGTACTTCGCGCGCGGCTACTTCCTCGAACCGGAGGTCGCGGCGACCCGTCCGTACGTACTGCTCAGCGAAGCGATGCAGCAGTCGGGGACGGTCGCCGTGGTGCGGGTGGCGTTGCGGCAGCGCGAAACGCTCGCCGTGCTGCGCGTGCGGGACCAGGTGATCGTGCTCCAGACGATGCTGTGGCCGGACGAGATCCGCACCCCCGATTTCCCGTTCCAGCACACCGAGACCGACGTGCGCGCCAATGAGGTCCGCACCGCCGTCGGGTTCATCGAAGAGCTCGCGGGAGATTTCGAACCCGCGCGCTACACCGACCGGTCGCGGGCCGCGCTGGAAGCACTGATCGAAGCGAAGGCCGAGGGCAACGAAGTCGTCCAGCCGACCGCCGCCGAACAAGACGCTGGCGTCGACGCGCTGCTGGCCGCGCTGCGCGAAACCGCCGAAGAACCCGCCGTGCTCAGGGCGAAAGCCGCCGCGCGCAAGGCCGCCGCGGCGAAAGCGGCCGCGACCAGGGCCGCGCGCCGGGCCGAAACGGCCGCGCGCGCGACTGAGTAG
- a CDS encoding MarR family winged helix-turn-helix transcriptional regulator yields MDAEQELLDLAYQVREGVGRLTWRMRVETQGEGQPRLVLAVLSRLYRGGTHTPKALADAERIHPQSLTRVLASLVDDGLVTRKPDPADGRQSLVDITPAGLSALRKYSVDRERWLAGAMDAVLSPTERELLRLASTLLAKVADA; encoded by the coding sequence GTGGACGCCGAACAGGAACTCCTCGACCTCGCCTACCAGGTGCGCGAGGGAGTCGGGCGGCTCACCTGGCGGATGCGGGTCGAGACGCAGGGCGAAGGACAACCCCGGCTGGTGCTCGCGGTGCTGAGCAGGCTCTACCGGGGCGGCACGCACACGCCCAAGGCGCTCGCCGACGCGGAGCGGATCCACCCGCAGTCGCTGACCAGGGTGCTGGCTTCCCTGGTGGACGACGGGCTGGTGACGCGGAAACCAGACCCCGCCGACGGCAGGCAGTCGCTTGTGGACATCACGCCAGCGGGGCTCTCCGCGTTGCGGAAGTACAGCGTGGACCGGGAACGCTGGCTGGCCGGTGCGATGGACGCCGTGCTGTCACCGACGGAACGGGAACTGCTGCGGCTCGCGTCCACATTGCTCGCCAAGGTCGCCGACGCCTGA